Sequence from the Magallana gigas chromosome 4, xbMagGiga1.1, whole genome shotgun sequence genome:
GGATCAACATATTTGAAGTTCAGTACTACAGAGTCCAAGCTGAGGATCTACAAAGTAACCTTGAGTATGCAAGGATGGATTTGGATGTTGGTGATCGTTGTGTAAAAATTCGACATTTAATTCCAAACTTGGCAAACTGTTGGCGTTCGTGGTTTCCGTATCATTTGGAAGAGATGATTCACAATGCAAAAATTAGTTCTGATAAAATGTTGCAAATTATGTTTCAGAATGGTGGAGCTAGAAAGgagtttgaaaaattgtttgttgAGTCTCAAAAAAAGCAAGGAGTACTTCTGCCGGAAAGGCGTGGTAATACATTGTATCAGCCATCACAGACAAAACAAGAAGTGTCACAATCATCttggaaaatgaaatatattcctGCTAAAAACTTCGTTGAATGTTACACAAAAGACCTGTCTTTGCACTATCAAGATGTACCGAACAATCTGAAAGGTCATGAAAGAAATGTTGccttattttctctttttattaaaCACTATGCAAAGTCATATGATAGATTTTTGGTATATTCAAAAATACCAAATTTTATGGGAATAGATTACTTTGTCTATTATACTGACTCTGATGAAAAGGAAGGGTGTTCGTCACCTAAAAGGGTCAAAGTTGAGGAAAAAACATTGTATCTTGTTCAAGTGGCAACTGGTGCTATGCATCGAGGTGATACAATTGGTCAAGCTTTAAATGTggtgaaacaaatttttgtgaATGAAAATGTTGCAGTtcatgttgttgttgttgttgcaaGTAAGAACCAAGAATCCTTTACATTGACAAAGTGTGCATTTCAAAAGATTTCTGTGCTGGACTTAGGTGAAACTGAAGAACTCCTTTTACAGCAAAACAGCCTCCTGcatcaattttatttggaacTTGTCAGGTCATCAGAGGCAGAACATGTCTAAAAATAGCTCATTAGCTGATGATAATAATTTTTGGGAGGGAATTCAGAAGTTCGAAAATAGAGTCCATCGTATTCCACCAACTTGGTTTGCTTTTTTTGTCATCTTTTATCAACAATTGAACACAATACAAGACTCTTCCTTCTGATCAGATATCTTCTGAACAGTTTGTGATTTTGTCTTTCATACGACAGGTTTCCTGAATATctttttgatgtttaaaatttatcaagatGAGATGCACTGATGTAGCTGTTCAAGAGTGTCTGAATGggaaattttttactttttaagttggtatgggacacttccatatATTATTAGTATACCTGTTAGTGTCAATATACATAGTATGCAATTTTACGTAATGTATTGCATGAGTTGTTGTACTTGCAATGTTTTATACGTCTCTATGTTGTTTCCAGCTCGTTCCCGTTTGAATTAATTAAGGAGATAGACGATTATCATCATCTCAAGCCACTGTCCTGAGTacaattttaaaaccaaaattaaacaatgtatacatctaatatttcatatttttgtatttcaaaactGTCATGAATTCCTTTGCATaggaaaatacaaaaactattgaaatttttaaaccttCAGATGCTTTATTTTGATATCCCTATAAATATACTACAATTTTACTCCAGAAAAAGAACACCAATCTCCACCATGGGCATACTGCCCTCGGGCTACTTGGACTCTAATCCACATTTAATCGCCTTTCTTCATTTTGATGTTAGCATGTGAGGTTGACGTAAGCCATCCATCGTGACCCCTTCCATCGGAAtaattatatgcaaattttgttattattgacCACGTAAAGGAATAGATTCCATCCATCGGTGCTGTAAAGATTCCGGAAGTGTAATCATAAGCGCTTCCTTCGTTTAACGAAACATTATCAAAGATCACACTCTCTTGTTTGTCCATGTTTTCCAGAGTCTTGGTTAGTGAAGATTGGAAAGCAATTGTATCTATTTtagtattataaataatatatcttaagaaaagaataaaatgaaaatattaaaagagtTTGAAGAAAAAGGACACAGAGaagattaaaaattaatatcataattcttaatatgaattaataacACTAACTGTTAGagtttttcatataattttaaatagttAGTTCCATATGGCGCAAATGTGCTGGGTAAAGCCTGCTTAGATGTGGCTTTCTACCACATTGTTAGGCATTATAATCAGGCTGGAACAAtcagccactaacagcagccactaagcccgtaAAAGCTAATGGCCAATAAAGAagatcatcaaagtactgagagtactcgagaagaaaatatatttattttattatcgacatcttttattaaatttcaagaTGATTAATGTATCAATAATTGTACGAGCATTTACAACTTCAGATGCAGTAAAGCTCGCCTTGATAAGAGGTATACATGCGTCTGTATTTAATAGAAATCAAATCAGTATGTGTCCATAAGGCTCATATGTTATGACAATAATGCTATCCTAAGTGCAGTCCTTTTCAAAATGGAAAAATCAACGCGTCCTATAAAGTAACatgaaaatgtatgataatatataaaacaacataAAGTACATTACTAGGTGTATGCGGTACTACACATAACTATAGCTTTATAACTATATTTGTTGTTTATTCTTACCAAATCACACATTCGTAGATATTCATCGTAAATTGGAAGCGACCATCTAGGCAAACAATCCTGACACTTTTTGAaagctacccccccccctccccctgaaAAAGATAgtatgtttacatcaaagttaaaCCTGcttgtgtttaaaatattatcCCCTTTTCTTTTTACTACCTCGGAAGCAACATGAATCGAATATTTAAAAGATTCCCTATCATTACAATAATAACATGAACAGAAGTCTACCATGGTGattttattctaataaaaagaaatagcgCCTGTCGCACAAAACGGCCAAAATATCAATCCCAAGGTGAAATTTGGGATTATTTTGTCCAAGTCATGTTTTGACATGACCCTTCGagggaaaaaaattatgataatcaAAAGGTCCAAATAGCATGCCcgaattttgttattttttagcatttcacaatgacaTAGGACTAAAAGTTTGATCATTTTCTCTGATATCTAAGTGTGCATCAAAGGAATACCATGGCGGTGAAGTGGACCTATAGGGCTATTATTTCCTggtctcaaatttgggttgCAGGGGTACCATCATGTGGTCCCCAGGGTTTCGGGCTTTTTTCAGGTGTTTTTATCTCATATATCTAGAATCACTAGGATAATGTATATAGTACCTTCCCATATGTTCATAACAAGCGTTAGAGGGTGTCTATCACATCTTAGAGTATTAATATAGCTCACccttattttgtcattttttaaatgttaacaatGATATAAGGGTAAAAGATGGACCGTTATCTCCATtgtctttgaagtgtgcatcttAGGAATACGTAAGGGAGAGTAGGGAACCTATAGAGCATACATTTtttggtctcaaatttgggctgtaagGGTATCACCAGTAGTCCCTAAGGCTCagttcagggatttatatcgtTAATTATCCCACAATTTCCTCTGAGAGAGAATGTTTATTATtcattgtgtatgaatgtgtttttttcgtttctttttttcaattacataaTGGTTATGCAATACCTGCACACATGTTTTATCATATTCGTGTAAACATTGCAATTTGTTGTCCATTCAATTGTAAAATTGCGGTAAAATATAGTTCAGCAAGCTGTGCAAAATTTGTAAATCAAATATCgttttaagatacatgtaataaagctATATAAAATGTTGTTCAGAATTATTTATGGTTATGTAATAAGTACTCTTCAGGAGATGTCTACGCTAGTGCAGCGTCATTTTCCCTCCATATGTCGACAAGAGAAcagttttaacaataaattttgtGGTAATGTAGGTGCGTTTCTGTGAGTTTGTtacggatatgaaaaatatatgtagcGTCGGTGcatataacttcaaaatcagctAAGGAAAATAAAGTCTGATATCATGTTTAACATAACGAAATAACCCAtgggtcttttttcttaaaaaaaacatccaaTTATTCTAcaacttgggggggggggggattattcttctttacaccTGCTCAGATGTCGCAATCTACCATTTTTATGTGTAATTGCGCGAGGTAATTTGTGCGTAAAATGCAGTAATCAATACTAGGGTTAATAGATAAGTTGCGACGAAAAATTCTTATTACGAACTTTGCcgctttcaattaaaaaaaaagaagagcaGAATAAACTGTGTACCACGGTCAGTTGTGCAGTGAAATTTTACTGTTGGGCTAGAAGAGTTTCTATGACGCTTCTACATACTAGTAGTCAAACGGGCCATGAAAactaataattatttatttcattgtcatttaaataataccatatgttttatcaatcaaatcctaaaaccaaaatttaaaaatgaattgtattaatgaaagcaaaaaataataattacattttaaaaaattgataaaatgtatttgaaaatatttcatcgattttcaaagaaatcgaCCCCAACCCTGCAACCAACATTTAAGtgccatttgttgagttatataagcgagttacagagatTGCaattcttttgtttacattgtgaaTGTTGAAGTACAAAtctagttttagacctaaaatgaatctgTTAAAGGTtaggaatttttaatttatgcttaaaatgaataagtatGAAGATAGACAAAGCTGCTTTAAAAGgattttactggtatattaaacctatgtaTACAAAGACAGGGCCTCGTTTACATGACAtaaaattgtgagccctgtatcttgtttataactCTACGTAAATcttatttgattattagaaatgcattccatAAGCATtgtaaagaattaaaaaaatagaaaaatagaatttgacaaaaattgtgaccatgaCCCTTTAAGATTCTTAGTTTCAATATAGATTGTATGTTTCTGTGATGTTGCCGAACATTATCATCATCGTTTCAAGTCATGGTTTGGGAGTCCGCATTACATAGTAATATTATTGCATATTTGCGACAGTGATGACATGATGGCAAAAAATGTATGGTTGTAGATAGCAAGCAATTTATTCTATTtgaagaatttgtttttaatcagcGTATTATTAAAATCTTGATAAATGCCTTGAAATACTTGTTTTTAAGATAGAAAAAATTCGAGTTGGTCCGCTGTAAAACTACAGTTTCTCCTCCCTCAATAGTTACAGTGCACACATTTCTGAGCTAGATTATGAATGAATGATTAAATTCCCAACGTAATCAATGTAACATTGTGTCATTTGTTCGTCATTGATTCTTCATTTATATTGAAAACcatttgcttatttttatttttgagttgtttttgtaaattttttaaataacaaattaacTCAAACGGTTCAATTGATATAAGTTTAAAGTATATTGTTTGTATATAATTTGTTCGGCACAAAATTTTCTATGCATTATAagaatatattttgcatttagaaaatacaaaacaattgtATGTGTTAAGCTTCAAATGCTTTATTTTGGTATCGTTTTGGATGTGCTACAATTTTGCTCCAGAAAAGTAACACCAACCTCCATGGGCATGCTGCCCAGAGGTGCCATAGGTCCTTATCCAGACCTTATCGCCTTTCTTCAATTTGATGTTAAAATGTGAGGTTGACATAGGATATCCATCGTGACCCCTTCCATCGGTATGATTTAATGCAACTTTTTGGCCATTCAGCACAATTTCAGTGACGAAACATTTTCCAGCTGTTGTTAATATTGTCCATGTAAAGGAATAGATTCCGTCCAATGGTGCTGTAAATATTCCGGAGATATTGTCGTAAGCGTTTCCTTCGTTTAATGAAACCTTATCAAAGATCACAGTCTCTTGATTCTTCAAGTTTTGCAATGTCTTGGTAAGTGAAGATTGGAAAGCAATCGGATCTATTTTTAGATTAGAAATACAATATTgttaaggaaaaaaagaataaatggaaatattaaaattagCAGTTAAAGATGGATGTCATTAGTCTCAATATGAGTAAAAACACCAGCTTTTAGACTTTTACGTAtgttattaaataatttgtacatgtactgtagcgCATGTTGGGTAAAGCTTGCTCAGAAGTGACTTTCTACTACTTTTACGTGTTATTGGCTGagcttaaaattcaaaaatcaatACTTGTGTTAAACAGGAAGTTGCAACGAATAATTcttattaagtacatgtactttgcagcgttcaattaaaaaaaaatagcagaaTAAGCTGTGTACCAAGTCAGCTGTACAGCGAAATTTTACTGTTGGACAAGAAAGAGTTTCCATGACGCTTATACATAGTCATAAGGATCATAGAGACCCCTGAATATACATACTGCCATCTTTCTTTAATTAATCctaatatcaacatttaaaaatgaaatgtttttccaAACCTTTGCAGCGTACATTTTCATAACCCATTCCATTACATATCGCCTTGTAGTTGTTGTATCTTGTCACTACTTGTTGAGGCGTTTCATTCGCACTTACCGCCACAAGAAGAGGGACGCTCATCAACAAATAGCAGATTCTGAAAATGATTTTCAAgtatacaattaaaataaaaaaaaatcaacttagcaatcatgagagagagagagagagagagagagagagagagagagagattaccttgtcatattttaattaaaaaaaacaagtgttGTCATTGCCTTGCTTGGGACgaatttttatacaaaagctCAAACCACTTTTACTATCAAATTACAAACATATCACGCTAAACGATCATTTGATGGATTTGTTTTGCACTTTTCTCAATTTTGAAAGCTTTCCAGGCAACGAATCAAATGAAATCAGCTCACACATTTccattttatataacttttttaaaaataataatatcaaaaagGCAGCTGCCTGTGCTTATCCCAAGTGGTTATTAATTTAGTTTTGATCCGTGCCTTCGTTTAAAGCATTCAATGAGAGtttaaatggaaaatatatCAGAGCGTATATTGTAGCAGATATTCACTTATTGGTAGGAAAAAAACATGATAATATACACACGATAAAGAAAAGAACGTGAAGGtagattaaattaattataaaattattacacATATACTTACCAATTGAtacctttgatatttttacatatcCTGAAATTAATTTCTGTTTACTCAAGCCCCGGGTTTAATAAGATGAAACAATTGAGACACAAAAACTATATATTACCTAACAATTTTACCATATTGACAATGATTATGTAAAATTCCATTTTGGATTAGAGTGCaagttttaaacaagaaaatcaaGTTGCTAAACTTACATTAACTGATCATATTTTTAATCTCtttaattgtacatattttaatattggaaCTTAAAATCAGGTAGATGGTGCACTGGAAATGCTTGTACAGTAATATGACACAAGTATAACTTGTGTAAAAAAATCATAGTTCACAATGTTTTGCGCTGAATGTATTTCTTCTTTGATAAACCATGGGTCCCAAATTGGCTAATATGTTATTGCTTACCATTACATACGCTAAAATTGACAATACACTTCAATTTTCTTCGCGGTTtatgccccaaaccattttatatcgtatgaataaaataaatattgaattcattccttaaataaagtCCCTTCAGCCATCAAGATTAGCAAGGTAGAATGAAAGGTCAGCATCGTCAGCGGTATTTGCTTCTTCCATCTGTCTATCATCAGCTTTTTTTTCTGTGCgatattttagtttaaattgagatttttcttttctctcttttttatcTTGTGTAAAACAGAATTTGTTGctaaattttttattgttatttcaagattgaatacattaaaattttgtatttctaGTGATTTGGAAGTGAAGGGAAGATATAGTCTCCCATTTTTCTTAACTCTGACACTGGAACTAAAGTCTAAAGCGCTATTTTTGCTATATTTAAAATCGGACCAGAAAGTTGTAAGTTTAATGAGCTAAATAAAAGCGTTGTGTAAAGCACGCAGCGTATTATTTATTGGTAATAATCCAATACTTAGGTTATTTAGTGTAATGACAATGGACATTTATGAACAATTTACGTACAACTTGTCTATTTGGACATATGCACGAGAAATGTCATCGAGAAAATAAATTGGGAAGAGGCACGACTGCAAATTAATTTAcaagattaaaattttaaaaaaaattgttatatgtaTTCATAACGTCGATAAAtctatttattcctatataaattTCCTTATGAAAGAATCAACGAAAACAGTTCAATAAACAAATAGATAACACATATTGGCAACCGTTTTAAAACTTTgctaaagaaaaataatatagaaCGTCATTATTACACCTTTCAGGGGCTCttcaattaaaaacatttctatGTCTGATTATTGTCTCTTTTACTTTCTTTTGTCTGTGAATGCGGTAATCCGTTAGAAACATGTTGATCATGATACTGTAATAGCTTGCGACATCATGTgataatgaatattcattttaGGGCGTTAACAGTCTGGACTGgactataaaagaaaatatttggaaatttGTTATATACTATCAAATacctttttattaaattgttttatttgcagaaagtttatattttatgtatctTAGTGAAGAAAAccacaaacatttctttttctaaaaacttTCATTTAATTCGGcacatattgctttaaaatacATAGTTTTCATGTACATTGCATATAATGTCGGTGCTGTTGACATTTAATCGGCCTACAGCCACCGTCCAGAGTCTATTTTCAATGTATTGCCCATATTTGCGACATTGATGAGACACATgatgaaaaattaacaaaacattgaGTCTTTTTTAAACTCGAATGGATTGTTTTTagcaaacaatttcatttttagattTGTCGatgatattaataaatttttaaaaattaccttTGAGGTAATCCTTTATGCAGATTTGAAAATTTGGCGGTGTCATGCAGTTTGCTTGCAATTACTCaccaaaaaacattttatggtGCACAAAATTTTTCGCAGCGGATAAGTTATGACTGattaacaaaattttgcaaCACAGTTTATGCAACATGATATCATTTACTAGTATTCTTAAATGCTATAATGCAAAATGTATACTTTCATTTGAACTATTCATCAAAACATTTCTATTTGTTGGTTAATTTTGAAGGTTTCAAAAATACCAATTTATCTCAAAGATTTATTCTTAGTATAAcctatttcattattatttagtTGGCAAAGAAATTTCTTTGCATGTCAAGACTGTCttgcatttcaaatatacaAATCAAGCGAATTCTTAAATCTTTTAATGCCTTATTTTCAtatcgatatatatatatatatatatatatatgttacacATTTATTCCAGAAAAGTAACAATATTGACCAACGGCAAACTGCCCATTGTTATTACGGGTTCTGATCCACACTTTATCGCCTTTCTCCATTTTGATGTTAGCATGTGAGGTTGACATAGTATGTCCTTCGTGACCCCTTCCATCTGCATGATTATACGCAACTTTTTGGCCATTCAGCACAATTTCAGTGAAGAAAATTTGTCCGGCTCTTGTTAATATTGTCAATGTAAAGGTATAAATTCCATCCAAAGGTGCTGTAAATATTCCAGAGTTCTTGTCGTAAGCGTTCCCTTCTTTCAAAGAAACCTTAAAAAATCACGGTTTCTTGTTTCTTCATGTTTTGTAGAGTCTTTGTAAGTGAAGATTGGAAAACAATTGTACCCTTTTTAGGatcttaattaaaatatcatattgcaaaGATTAAAATATACAAGAGTTTTAAGCAAAAGttcatagaaaaaataaaaagtatcatAATTCTCAATATGAATTAATAACACTAGCTTACAGAATTTTCcatgtaaatttaaatctacattatccGATTTTTCGGCTATTACAACATTGAATAATTTTCcttacaaatcaattttcttaaaaaagtgATGGAAATTGGTTAATTTACGCTGGCAGAATCGGTCTCCTTCCAAAGTTAGAAAAATTTAAAGTGAATAAAAAAGTCTTCATGGggaaaaaacaagaaaaaacccAAATGAAATGCATTATGGAAATAAACAATGACTAAATGACTGTGTAAACttctgcaatgtctattattaataaaaaaaaaaagagggttgGTATAAAAATTCGCGGACAAGTTTGATTGTCGATTGTGAGCGGACTATTCGCATGATACTATGCAGCGGAACTTTTCAGATTTAATCATGTCgtattttctaagaaatatgtaatgatttgtattttataaatgcaccttaaaaatatacagcttaactattttgaaaaaaattgcttcatcgagaatttcattttaaatttcttttttatggtTTGCATGCATTTTTCCTTATTAAGAAAATGTGCCGTTTAAGAGCGCATAAATGTAAACGAAACTTCATATGACATCACCATAAGTTATTGTCATTTTGGGgaagtttcaattaaattgaagaAATTCGGTTTTATCACCGAATTTGGACGACGAACGCTTGAAAAATGAGCCAAACACGCTGATGTCAATGAACATCTTGGAGAACggtcattaattttatttttttgcacgCAGAAAAAATTCCTATGGAgatcaaaatgttttttgattCTGCTTTTTACAATTTGAATTACAGAGGTAGAAGGATGGAATAACTGATATTTTGAGCTCTTGCAGCACCCCAAGCCCCCATACAACACGGATCTTGCACCtatgtatttcgttttatttcCTCGTCTAAAGTAAAATCTGCGTGAACAGAGATTTTCGGACCTAAACGATTTACGATATGCCACAAACGACATAATACAAAAACTTGACAAATAATggtaaaaacatacattttataaaGGGGTTATTGACGTGAAAAGTTTGAGGAACTGAAAggtgttttctttaaaaaagagtaAGAGGTTTGCCTTCCATTTGTTTGACGTCACCTGACGTCATGGAAATTTGAAATGGTGCTCCGTAAATCTCAGTCATGCAAAGctatcttttgaaaaaaaaaatcaaattcaaatgattaatgCATACTTATTTTTAGGTGGTagtcatttaaataaaacatacgcCATTTAGCAAAGTACACCGTACTATTGCCGTAAATCACTTCGTCCGCGAACTTTTTTAACAAGCCTTGTTCTTtccataaccatcgtttaaaagcgtacatGCAATTTAATATAGGATTGAATCGGACTAAGCAGCTTTTTATACATAGTTATTACAGTATGGCATATGTATGCTCGGTAAAGCCTGCTCAGAAGTGGCTTTCTACCAATTTTATGTGTAATTGACTGATGTACTCTGtgcttgaaataaattaaaattcaatacaaATTTATGTGTTCAACGGTAAGTTGCAACGATAATTCCCGGGTACAATTTGAAAATAGCAGAATTAACTGTGTACCACACTAAGTTGTACAGCGAAATTTTACCGTTGGACCAGAAAAAGTTTCAATGACACTTTTACATACTTGTAGTCGAGATGGTTTTGCAGAATCCTGATTATATACAATATGTTTTATCAATCAAATCttacaatcaaaatttgaaataaaaaaaaaaaatgtttttttccgAACCATTACAGCGCACATTTTCAAAACCCATTTCATTGCATATCGCTTTATAAATGTTGTATCTTGTCACCACCTGTTGAGGAGTTGTTATGTGCAGTTCCCGCCACAAGAAGAACAAAGCTCATCAAGAAATAGCAGATTctgaaaatgatatttacaattaaGGTTTGAAAAACCTCTTCTCAGTCATGTTAAGGCTCCCCGATTGATTttacttcataagatatgatgtcataattaactttgacgtcacgttctgcattcctgtcgatagttctcagggaatgtatcttaacgttaaaagtgaattatatcaaaccactATAAAACcgcatgttttctttaaaaaagatgcTGCCGTTATTGCTAtacgtacagaattcattcatattacaatCCAGTATAAAATTAtcgacagttttaaagctttttttctgtaaaagacTATTCATAAATTAGTGGTTTGGAAACTCTCCATGCTACGTGTAaacatatgaatgaaaaaaaatgtaatgcatgtaaaaaccaGCTTgacgcaggtgaaagatcaacaccatttcaaaatattttacgtaaaattggtagagaatataatt
This genomic interval carries:
- the LOC117682937 gene encoding uncharacterized protein isoform X2 → MAQEFEANILRHVFDDKEESFLANVNDFEEGRYFIKTEFHKKFVEAIEDNRAKKTTLIYLNGIEGLGKTSSAIYYILKCRENDDLSVHYVDVNEIEKRDEDLEFFIAHSKKFKDNDCIIVDHLTLYNTHYLNKMKKIVERQVKRPKFILIETGFTASAHKFTEFGRKFQLDEDSFVDIWKGSLEYLIAKKDREDESYDHRLSLKEKGKEVYNEFSKEYIMTPRLLNSVLEDMYTRTDGTVDDAFAQFTKEKQHKIANCKSCESPEYSRFQLHTAVLLNFIPNKREIIMKWEEVQEFSIGINIFEVQYYRVQAEDLQSNLEYARMDLDVGDRCVKIRHLIPNLANCWRSWFPYHLEEMIHNAKISSDKMLQIMFQNGGARKEFEKLFVESQKKQGVLLPERRGNTLYQPSQTKQEVSQSSWKMKYIPAKNFVECYTKDLSLHYQDVPNNLKGHERNVALFSLFIKHYAKSYDRFLVYSKIPNFMGIDYFVYYTDSDEKEGCSSPKRVKVEEKTLYLVQVATGAMHRGDTIGQALNVVKQIFVNENVAVHVVVVVASKNQESFTLTKCAFQKISVLDLGETEELLLQQNSLLHQFYLELVRSSEAEHV
- the LOC117682937 gene encoding uncharacterized protein isoform X1 yields the protein MKSDSLLISQSAQEFEANILRHVFDDKEESFLANVNDFEEGRYFIKTEFHKKFVEAIEDNRAKKTTLIYLNGIEGLGKTSSAIYYILKCRENDDLSVHYVDVNEIEKRDEDLEFFIAHSKKFKDNDCIIVDHLTLYNTHYLNKMKKIVERQVKRPKFILIETGFTASAHKFTEFGRKFQLDEDSFVDIWKGSLEYLIAKKDREDESYDHRLSLKEKGKEVYNEFSKEYIMTPRLLNSVLEDMYTRTDGTVDDAFAQFTKEKQHKIANCKSCESPEYSRFQLHTAVLLNFIPNKREIIMKWEEVQEFSIGINIFEVQYYRVQAEDLQSNLEYARMDLDVGDRCVKIRHLIPNLANCWRSWFPYHLEEMIHNAKISSDKMLQIMFQNGGARKEFEKLFVESQKKQGVLLPERRGNTLYQPSQTKQEVSQSSWKMKYIPAKNFVECYTKDLSLHYQDVPNNLKGHERNVALFSLFIKHYAKSYDRFLVYSKIPNFMGIDYFVYYTDSDEKEGCSSPKRVKVEEKTLYLVQVATGAMHRGDTIGQALNVVKQIFVNENVAVHVVVVVASKNQESFTLTKCAFQKISVLDLGETEELLLQQNSLLHQFYLELVRSSEAEHV